The DNA window GAGCGTCTGTTTCCACAAGAAGCCTCTCCAGAGGGGCCTTTTTTACGACCTCCTGAAGGGCTACAGCCTTGGGGTAGGTGACCACGCCCGGGATTGATAAATACAACCCCATGTCAAGGCATCTGCGAGCAACGGGCCAATCTCCGGAAAAGCAGTGCACTATTCCCGCTTTTATCCTTCCTGTGTAAGGGCGCAGAATCTCGAAAAACTTTTGAAAGGCTTCTCTGATGTGAAAAACTACGGGTTTCCCGGCTGCTACGGCTATGTCGAGTTGCTGGCCGAAACAGCGGATTTGATCATCTCGAGGGCTGTAATTTCTGTAAAAGTCAAGACCCGTTTCACCAAGGGCTACTACACGGGGTTTTTCAAGTAACGCCACAAGCTGTTCCTGTTCCTCCTGTGACAGGTCGTGGGCACCGTGAGGATGGATTCCAGCGGTGGCTGAAACAAAGGAATGGGTTTCGGCAATGTCCGCTGCCCGGTGACTGCTCTCCAGGTTGATCCCCACCGTTACTATGTGAATTAGGTTATTTTTTTTCGCACGATCTAAAACATCGGTTAGCTGTGGAAACAGCTCGGGCATATCCAGGTGTGCATGAGTGTCTATTAGGTACATGACATAGCCTCCAGGTACTCGACTTTAAGCTTGATCTATGAGAAAGGTTTCTTTTATAAGAAATCCAGATGGTTTGGCAATATAGTCTTTAAGTCCCTGAGTTTTCACGGTGCATGATGGGAGTTGAGGCGATGGAAAATATGGAGGAATCCCTTGCCGTACTGGAAGAACTCATCGAGTTTCTGGAAACCCAGCCCGTATTTGATAAGCTTGCCGATGGAGGTTGCGGCTATGTAGACCCTCATCGTTCTGATGTGTTTGAAGATATTTTGAAACGTGCTCGGGAAAGCCTGGAAGAGCTGAAGAAATTGGTCGTTAAATAGAACTTGGGGATGGCAAATGACGAGGAAGGTCTTTTTTGGGATACTCGTTGTGTTATCTTTTTGTCTCATCGGTAACACTTCATGGGCGGCTTTAAACTTCCGATATCCCGATCG is part of the Thermodesulforhabdus norvegica genome and encodes:
- a CDS encoding TatD family hydrolase; this translates as MYLIDTHAHLDMPELFPQLTDVLDRAKKNNLIHIVTVGINLESSHRAADIAETHSFVSATAGIHPHGAHDLSQEEQEQLVALLEKPRVVALGETGLDFYRNYSPRDDQIRCFGQQLDIAVAAGKPVVFHIREAFQKFFEILRPYTGRIKAGIVHCFSGDWPVARRCLDMGLYLSIPGVVTYPKAVALQEVVKKAPLERLLVETDAPFLTPAPFRGKVNEPAYVVHTARKIAELRKEDFEKVAHITTENAMDVFKLGIRSEK